In the genome of Methanopyrus kandleri AV19, one region contains:
- a CDS encoding inorganic diphosphatase — MNLWKDLEPGPNPPDVVYAVIEIPRGSRNKYEYDEERGFFKLDRVLYSPFHYPLDYGFIPRTLYDDGDPLDILVIMQDPTFPGCVIEARPIGLMKMLDDSDQDDKVLAVPTEDPRFKDVKDLDDVPKHLLDEIAHMFSEYKRLEGKETEVLGWEGADAAKEAIVHAIELYEEEHG; from the coding sequence ATGAACCTCTGGAAAGACCTGGAACCGGGCCCGAATCCACCCGACGTAGTGTACGCGGTGATAGAAATCCCACGTGGCTCGAGGAACAAGTACGAGTACGACGAAGAGCGTGGGTTCTTCAAGCTGGACCGAGTACTCTACTCGCCGTTCCACTATCCACTGGACTACGGGTTTATCCCCCGAACGCTGTACGACGACGGTGACCCCCTCGACATCCTGGTGATCATGCAGGACCCCACGTTCCCCGGCTGCGTGATCGAGGCACGACCGATCGGTCTGATGAAGATGTTGGACGACAGCGACCAGGACGACAAGGTTCTGGCGGTGCCCACTGAGGACCCCCGGTTCAAGGACGTTAAGGACCTGGATGACGTTCCCAAGCACCTGCTCGACGAGATCGCCCACATGTTCTCCGAGTACAAGCGACTGGAAGGCAAGGAGACCGAAGTCCTAGGGTGGGAAGGTGCGGACGCCGCTAAGGAAGCCATAGTTCACGCGATAGAGCTGTACGAGGAGGAGCACGGGTGA